The genomic region CTTCAGGCCGCCGAGTGTATGTTCAAACTAAAGCCTCCCAACTGGTACCTAAAATCTactattggaaatatttcccTCATCGACCGATTCAGGAAGAAGAATGAAGAGGCAGAGACATCTCCTGAAGAGCAGATATTCAGTTTCTGGACGGATTTCTTTGTTGAAGCAACGAGATCTGAAGTTGGAGACAGTATTAGATTTCCTCTTGTGATTCTCGAGCCAACAAAGATTTTCATGCCAAGTTATGTTAATGTCAACCTTGGAGCCGAGGAGAAATCCATTCAAATCTGGAATCTCTGCTTGGACAGCATGAAAAACAACTGCAAGCAGGTTCATGACTGGCTATTCACTGCTGACATGATTCGTAGTGTCAGTTTATACAAGAGGGATGAACGGTGTTTATTTCTCTACGTTCACCAAAATTCTGATGACTTCCAAATGTTCTTCCCCTCGATTCAATGTCGACAGAGATTCTACGATCTTGTTCTCGAGATGACAGCTGATGAAGAAGGCATGGTGACAGATCTTGACGCATACATGACTGATGACCAGATAAAGTATGAGTACGAACTCGATGATCAGAATAAACGAAAGATCCTGGGAAAGGGGACCTATGGAGTTGTTTTTGCTGCGAGGGACTTGAACACCCAGGTGAGAATTGCTGTGAAGGAGATTAGGGAGAGAAATTTGGGAGATGTCCAACCGCTGCATGAGGAAATCAAGTTGCACAGTCAACTTAGACACAGAAACATCGTACAGTATTTGGGATCCGTCAGTGAGGATggatatttcaaaatttttatggagcAAGTGCCCGGTGGCAGTCTCTCCGCATTGCTGAGGGCCAAGTGGGGACCGCTCAAAGAGAATGAATCGACTATTTCTTATTATACGAAGCAAATCCTCGAGGGATTGAAGTACCTGCATGATCAGAAGATCGTTCATCGTGATATCAAAGGTAATTAGCATAAAACTTTgcgaaaaatgtaaattcaaaaattcttgGATATCTCTGACATCAAATGATATTTCtagaagttaatgaattaatcagATCGCGTGTATGATTTTAGGTGACAACGTGCTTGTTAATACATACAGTGGAGTACTCAAAATATCAGACTTCGGAATGTCTAAGAGACTGGCCGGTTTATGCCCGAGTACTGAGACTTTCACTGGTACATTGCAGTACATGGCACCGGAGGTCATCGACAAAGGGCAACGGGGATACGGTGCACCGGTCTGTACAGCTTATCTCAAGTCATTTAAACCCTCTGATaagagaattaattattgtattatTATCGCGATTTTAATGGGTTTTGCAGGCAGATATTTGGTCGTTAGGTTGCACAATGGTAGAAATGGCAACGGGTAAGCCACCGTTCATTGAACTTGGCTCACCACAGGCAGCGGTATTCAAAGTAAATGATGTTTATTAATTGCGAAAAGATTGTTCAATAGGTGTAAGTATGATAATTCAAGGTTTTTAATGGGCACAAATGTTTTGAAAGGTCGGATATTACAAAATCCATCCAGAAATACCTTCGGAATTATCAGAACGTGCGAAGAACTTCATATTACGATGTTTTGAACCAAATCCGGATGTGAGAGCATCGGCTTCGGTTCTCTTGGAGGATCCATTCTTAGCTGAGTAAGCATTCAATATTCCCACTTACTTTGGATCACCTTattacaatttaatttcaaaaacttctaaatttatcaaacaatggcttgaaaaatacgatttgtttgaaaaatatgtgaaCAGTAAACAACCTTTATGATTGACGTTGAATATACCGGAGAAAGGACTTTCATAGCGGTCAAATTATGTCACAAAATTTTCCTGACATTTTGCTTTCCCTTTCAAGTTAATTGTACACTTAATAGCGATGTCACATCCAATTAATTGCATCTCACCACTGCAATTAGAAATTGAACAGCATAAAAGACAAGCATAAATGCTCTAGGAAGAAAAAAAGCTCTCGACTGGCAGCACCACCGGACTTCAGTCGCAGTATTTCAGTGCCAAGCGATCGGATCGAGCGACTGGGTAAATGTGACAAAACGAATAACAATCATATTGTCTCAGCACCTGGAATACAGACATCCCAGTCCGACGACAGGTAATTTAATTCTCCTCGCTATTATGTTCTGTACTGCATTGGTTATTCGTTTTTTGTTGCATTAATTACTTCAATCATTATGGCTTCCTTTTCCTTTTATCTCAATGCTGAATTACCTTGAACTTGATACATTAACTTGTTCCGATGCATGCTAAAAAACgtcacaattattatttatttgtcgtCACGGTGGAAGAATAATGTAATGagatagataaaaaaaacaaaaaagagaaattaaaaaCACTAAAGGTGTGGTGTGTAGCGGAGCGTTGACGAAATCAAGTCCATTGAGAGACCGTAGTCCTGCCCATCTACTGTCACCAATCAGTATGCCAACTGCCTGCTTGTCTTTCAACAGGTACAGtactaattttattattgttgaGGCTGAAAACTGCTAATTATGCACAGACAATTGGAAATTATAGctcacgttttttttaatgataatttaaaGGCACTTGTGATAGTTATGCATTTAATCATGCTACAGCATCGTGGCTTCATTTGACTTTATTTAGATAACtgattatatttttgtaattatgcgattgcatttatttttactaAGGAGTTATTGCTGAAGAATTTCATAAAACAGTTgaagaaaattctattttttgtgCAGTTAAAAAACTctaatgacaatttttcttgTAATAGTACAATTGGAAGTACCCCGTCTATAGACATAAGTGAAACAGACACAGCAGGGTGTTCAATGACGCGAAGAAGCTCCTCAGGTGGGTTGCTCTCCCCCGAAGTAGAATTGACAGGACAACCGGGTCAAAAATCAGTGGAGGAGCAGGAAGGTTTTTATCTGTTGAAAAAAGACAGTCAACGACGCATGACACTGACAAGAGTTCTTAGCCAAGATGAAGCAACAATATGCGAGGTTTGGCTACGAAACATCCATCAAGATGTCGGACAAACTGTTCTGCAAATGCCACATTTGGAGTTACTCATGCGTGGAATAAGAGATTACATATCGGATCAGAATCAAGAAGCAATTGCAGGAGCATTCAGAACCCTCAAGGAAGAATTGGAATTCGACTCTACAACTATAAATCATTTTCATCTTGCTATTTATCTATTTCAAACAGCAGTTAACGAGGTACTGAGAATGCACAGCATTAAACCACATTGGATGTTTGCATTGGATAATCTAGTCAGAAATGCTGTGCAGGCTGCTATCACTGTATTATCTCCAGGTAAATGCTATGAGCTATGGTttaagaatataaaatttggaAGTAAATGAGAACGTTtacttttttcatcttttaaaaatcaaaaagatTTGACATTCTACTAGGTTTCTATCGAAGGTTTGTCGAATTCttctaacaataatttttgtgtCATAGAACTTGGTGCAGGTTTAATTGAGCAAGAGCGAGTTCCAGCTGGGCCGGATGGCCCTGAGGAAGGCTCAACTTCTGGAGTATCCACCGTGAATTCAATAAAGTCTCAGAAAATCGGAGACTCCAGCGACGCTAAATATTGGCGAGAGTATCGAGATCAAATGGGCTCTCTGAAGATTGAAAATATGAGGCTATTACAGGAGTTGTTGGACAGTCAGAAAACGTTCCACTCTATTCTTCAACAAGCGCTGGAGGAGCAGAGGCTGCAAGTGGGAACTTTGACCCAATTATGTGAAGATATCAGCAGAAAATTTGTCAGGCAAGAGTCTGGGTAAGGATTATTCTACGTAACATTTAAACATTCTGGATAAAATATTTGAGGAGGATCaatagttgaaaatatttccagtTATAACTCAAGTCTATGCGGGATAGCAACGTCACCGCAGCCACATTTGGTACCTCAAATAAGCATAACAGACCACAATAACCCATCAAACGCAGACCAGAGACTCGTAGAGTGGCTTCAAGGTCTTGGTGTAGACGACGCCTCGATTGACAGGGTAATTATGCTCCCGTGAACAATGAGCCACCACTCTAttcatcaattgaatttaatttttacaaaatacaCCGTCATATGCATTCCAGTTTATTTATGAGGAATACACACTCGAGGATGTATTGTTCCACATGTCACGTGATGATCTGAGGAAATTGAACCTGCGAGGAGGTGTAGAGCTCAGGATATGGATGGCGATAACTTCGCAcagacaaaataataatttttcataaattttcctaaAAGAGTTCATCTTAATCATTGAGAATAATCATGTTTTTGTACTATATACCTATTATCAGTGTTCTTCTCTaggtaagtttttttttattgaaattacaGAGCGTAAGGATTTGCATATTGCGTGAGATTATGAAATAGTCTGTTAATTAACTGCTCAGTTTCACGGAGTTAAACACAAATaaggaaatttattttgaattttctttttatgacGGCAATCATTCATTCTGcaaggaaattaattatttacttgAACATGCTGTGGCAGGATGAGTTCATAATCATCAGAACAAAATAATGCAATTGAAGTGATTCAATTTCACCAATAAATACTTATCTTTACGTTCATTAATCAGATATATTGACGTTGAAATCAAGATATTGAAATCGAGATATTACCATTTCATGTGATAAAATCTAGCACGCCCAATGTTCAAGTGCCtttgaaatgattattttttcagctAACTCGAGATTTATCGAGTGTTATATTTAAGCTGTCTTCCTACGAATGTACAAATTTatcaagagaaatatttaccaTAAAGTTGATTATTTACAAAGTAAAACATGAGCTGGTTTTGTTTGTTGGCTCCAGTTGTGTTTGAATAACCAGTATCGTGTGTGGGCCATTATGAAA from Diachasmimorpha longicaudata isolate KC_UGA_2023 chromosome 1, iyDiaLong2, whole genome shotgun sequence harbors:
- the LOC135169267 gene encoding mitogen-activated protein kinase kinase kinase 15 isoform X2, translated to MPSTCGDIQEVAALGVHTNVVDAASTTDSVGTHSDVSCTTTISGRPRIQVVCILDLQQPEQLALRKRVLEEIKQACALVNANMNHVQFEKLDFGETNVLDTFYNADVAVVDFSIQLQQSALSYHLGVREFFEMKENILLYNDVDSEATIRLKVSCGSYTFVPYRVLECGACVTTTLAATRAGEEANDSKQHLKLKLKKLLQDVEVQSKAHMKEKFLVDLRRAREMYSGDELAKILNNMRKRLDDPNVLSGEVILNMLISFREIQGYDAMVQLVDDLRTIPNHKNYINTPMIIYLYGFALSRRNKEGDREKAVRVIEKALVKKENHVPDMLCLCGRIYKDQFVESRHTDQESLNNAIRWYRKGFDVQPNEYAGVNLATLLVIAGNEFSKSEELQHIGMVLNNLIGKKGSLSSLKDYWDVATFFEISVLAEDYAKALQAAECMFKLKPPNWYLKSTIGNISLIDRFRKKNEEAETSPEEQIFSFWTDFFVEATRSEVGDSIRFPLVILEPTKIFMPSYVNVNLGAEEKSIQIWNLCLDSMKNNCKQVHDWLFTADMIRSVSLYKRDERCLFLYVHQNSDDFQMFFPSIQCRQRFYDLVLEMTADEEGMVTDLDAYMTDDQIKYEYELDDQNKRKILGKGTYGVVFAARDLNTQVRIAVKEIRERNLGDVQPLHEEIKLHSQLRHRNIVQYLGSVSEDGYFKIFMEQVPGGSLSALLRAKWGPLKENESTISYYTKQILEGLKYLHDQKIVHRDIKGDNVLVNTYSGVLKISDFGMSKRLAGLCPSTETFTGTLQYMAPEVIDKGQRGYGAPADIWSLGCTMVEMATGKPPFIELGSPQAAVFKVGYYKIHPEIPSELSERAKNFILRCFEPNPDVRASASVLLEDPFLAEKKKSSRLAAPPDFSRSISVPSDRIERLGKCDKTNNNHIVSAPGIQTSQSDDSGALTKSSPLRDRSPAHLLSPISMPTACLSFNSTIGSTPSIDISETDTAGCSMTRRSSSGGLLSPEVELTGQPGQKSVEEQEGFYLLKKDSQRRMTLTRVLSQDEATICEVWLRNIHQDVGQTVLQMPHLELLMRGIRDYISDQNQEAIAGAFRTLKEELEFDSTTINHFHLAIYLFQTAVNEVLRMHSIKPHWMFALDNLVRNAVQAAITVLSPELGAGLIEQERVPAGPDGPEEGSTSGVSTVNSIKSQKIGDSSDAKYWREYRDQMGSLKIENMRLLQELLDSQKTFHSILQQALEEQRLQVGTLTQLCEDISRKFVRQESGLCGIATSPQPHLVPQISITDHNNPSNADQRLVEWLQGLGVDDASIDRFIYEEYTLEDVLFHMSRDDLRKLNLRGGVELRIWMAITSHRQNNNFS
- the LOC135169267 gene encoding mitogen-activated protein kinase kinase kinase 15 isoform X3; its protein translation is MPSTCGDIQEVAALGVHTNVVDAASTTDSVGTHSDVSCTTTISGRPRIQVVCILDLQQPEQLALRKRVLEEIKQACALVNANMNHVQFEKLDFGETNVLDTFYNADVAVVDFSIQLQQSALSYHLGVREFFEMKENILLYNDVDSEATIRLKVSCGSYTFVPYRVLECGACVTTTLAATRAGEEANDSKQHLKLKLKKLLQDVEVQSKAHMKEKFLVDLRRAREMYSGDELAKILNNMRKRLDDPNVLSGEVILNMLISFREIQGYDAMVQLVDDLRTIPNHKNYINTPMIIYLYGFALSRRNKEGDREKAVRVIEKALVKKENHVPDMLCLCGRIYKDQFVESRHTDQESLNNAIRWYRKGFDVQPNEYAGVNLATLLVIAGNEFSKSEELQHIGMVLNNLIGKKGSLSSLKDYWDVATFFEISVLAEDYAKALQAAECMFKLKPPNWYLKSTIGNISLIDRFRKKNEEAETSPEEQIFSFWTDFFVEATRSEVGDSIRFPLVILEPTKIFMPSYVNVNLGAEEKSIQIWNLCLDSMKNNCKQVHDWLFTADMIRSVSLYKRDERCLFLYVHQNSDDFQMFFPSIQCRQRFYDLVLEMTADEEGMVTDLDAYMTDDQIKYEYELDDQNKRKILGKGTYGVVFAARDLNTQVRIAVKEIRERNLGDVQPLHEEIKLHSQLRHRNIVQYLGSVSEDGYFKIFMEQVPGGSLSALLRAKWGPLKENESTISYYTKQILEGLKYLHDQKIVHRDIKGDNVLVNTYSGVLKISDFGMSKRLAGLCPSTETFTGTLQYMAPEVIDKGQRGYGAPADIWSLGCTMVEMATGKPPFIELGSPQAAVFKVGYYKIHPEIPSELSERAKNFILRCFEPNPDVRASASVLLEDPFLAEKKKSSRLAAPPDFSRSISVPSDRIERLGKCDKTNNNHIVSAPGIQTSQSDDSTIGSTPSIDISETDTAGCSMTRRSSSGGLLSPEVELTGQPGQKSVEEQEGFYLLKKDSQRRMTLTRVLSQDEATICEVWLRNIHQDVGQTVLQMPHLELLMRGIRDYISDQNQEAIAGAFRTLKEELEFDSTTINHFHLAIYLFQTAVNEVLRMHSIKPHWMFALDNLVRNAVQAAITVLSPELGAGLIEQERVPAGPDGPEEGSTSGVSTVNSIKSQKIGDSSDAKYWREYRDQMGSLKIENMRLLQELLDSQKTFHSILQQALEEQRLQVGTLTQLCEDISRKFVRQESGYNSSLCGIATSPQPHLVPQISITDHNNPSNADQRLVEWLQGLGVDDASIDRFIYEEYTLEDVLFHMSRDDLRKLNLRGGVELRIWMAITSHRQNNNFS
- the LOC135169267 gene encoding mitogen-activated protein kinase kinase kinase 15 isoform X1, translated to MPSTCGDIQEVAALGVHTNVVDAASTTDSVGTHSDVSCTTTISGRPRIQVVCILDLQQPEQLALRKRVLEEIKQACALVNANMNHVQFEKLDFGETNVLDTFYNADVAVVDFSIQLQQSALSYHLGVREFFEMKENILLYNDVDSEATIRLKVSCGSYTFVPYRVLECGACVTTTLAATRAGEEANDSKQHLKLKLKKLLQDVEVQSKAHMKEKFLVDLRRAREMYSGDELAKILNNMRKRLDDPNVLSGEVILNMLISFREIQGYDAMVQLVDDLRTIPNHKNYINTPMIIYLYGFALSRRNKEGDREKAVRVIEKALVKKENHVPDMLCLCGRIYKDQFVESRHTDQESLNNAIRWYRKGFDVQPNEYAGVNLATLLVIAGNEFSKSEELQHIGMVLNNLIGKKGSLSSLKDYWDVATFFEISVLAEDYAKALQAAECMFKLKPPNWYLKSTIGNISLIDRFRKKNEEAETSPEEQIFSFWTDFFVEATRSEVGDSIRFPLVILEPTKIFMPSYVNVNLGAEEKSIQIWNLCLDSMKNNCKQVHDWLFTADMIRSVSLYKRDERCLFLYVHQNSDDFQMFFPSIQCRQRFYDLVLEMTADEEGMVTDLDAYMTDDQIKYEYELDDQNKRKILGKGTYGVVFAARDLNTQVRIAVKEIRERNLGDVQPLHEEIKLHSQLRHRNIVQYLGSVSEDGYFKIFMEQVPGGSLSALLRAKWGPLKENESTISYYTKQILEGLKYLHDQKIVHRDIKGDNVLVNTYSGVLKISDFGMSKRLAGLCPSTETFTGTLQYMAPEVIDKGQRGYGAPADIWSLGCTMVEMATGKPPFIELGSPQAAVFKVGYYKIHPEIPSELSERAKNFILRCFEPNPDVRASASVLLEDPFLAEKKKSSRLAAPPDFSRSISVPSDRIERLGKCDKTNNNHIVSAPGIQTSQSDDSGALTKSSPLRDRSPAHLLSPISMPTACLSFNSTIGSTPSIDISETDTAGCSMTRRSSSGGLLSPEVELTGQPGQKSVEEQEGFYLLKKDSQRRMTLTRVLSQDEATICEVWLRNIHQDVGQTVLQMPHLELLMRGIRDYISDQNQEAIAGAFRTLKEELEFDSTTINHFHLAIYLFQTAVNEVLRMHSIKPHWMFALDNLVRNAVQAAITVLSPELGAGLIEQERVPAGPDGPEEGSTSGVSTVNSIKSQKIGDSSDAKYWREYRDQMGSLKIENMRLLQELLDSQKTFHSILQQALEEQRLQVGTLTQLCEDISRKFVRQESGYNSSLCGIATSPQPHLVPQISITDHNNPSNADQRLVEWLQGLGVDDASIDRFIYEEYTLEDVLFHMSRDDLRKLNLRGGVELRIWMAITSHRQNNNFS